The genomic interval AAATCCTGATGAATTTAAAAAATAGTTTTATTCGAAGTCTGCGGATGAGCCTTCACTTTGTCCTGCACTATCAGATTCTGGTTCTGAATTGGATTCTGATCCTGAACTGGATTCACTTCCGCTTGAACTTTGAGAGTTGTCACTTTGATGTCCTGAACTAGAACCGCTGTTTGAGCCACTACTGCTGCTATATCCACTACTACTGTAACTGGAACCATCATCTGAACTGGAAGCTACAAGTCCGGTATCATGAGTCGCACCAGTTTCATCAGTATCATTAGCAGTGATATTGGTTGTATTGGTTGTATTGTTCACTACAGAATCACTTGTATTATTAAATGAAATTCCATTGTTAGTAATAACAAGAGCAACTGCTCCACAAAGTATTATCAATACTACTAATACAATTATGATTGCATTATCAGCTTTCATATTATACCTCCCATATTTTATATAATTAAATATTATTACTTATATTACACAAACTTTAAATAAATTTAGATTAAATCTTATCTTATAATAAATTTTTCATGAAGGTTTAAGAATTGCAAGCTGAAAATATTAGTATTAAGGATATTGATAAAAGTCTTTTAGATTCAAATTATGTTTCAAACAATGAAATTTCAACTACTTTATATTTATCATTATTACTTGGAAAACCGATGCTTATAGAAGGACCGCCGGGTGTTGGGAAAACAGAATTAGCAAAAGTAGTTGCAAAAACATTCAATAGGGATTTTTTTAGAATACAATGTTATGAAGGAATTACTTTTGAACAAATTGTTGGCGAATGGAATTATCAAAAACAATTACTTCATTTGGAAGCCGCTAGAAATGATTCAGTTCGTGAAGATAAAATATTTGATGAAGAGTTCTTCATAAGAAGGCCTTTACTTAATGCATTTTTAAATGATAATGATTCAGTATTGTTAATAGATGAAATCGATAAAGCTGATGAGGAAGTAGAAAGTTTTTTACTCCAGGCATTAGGAGAACAAGAAATAACTATCAATGATCTTGGTACTTTTCAATTAAACAATGATTTGATTGTCATTTTAACATCAAATTCTCAAAGGTCATTACTTGATGAGACAAAAGACAGATGTTTGTTTTTATACATTCCATATCCCAGCATTGAACGTGAAATTGAAATTGTTAAATCAAAATTACATAATGCAGATGATGAAACTGTATCATATGTTGTTAAATTAGTTCATGATATACGTAACCTCAACTTAATGAAAAAACCATCTGTTAGAGGTACTGTGGATTGGGTTCAATCAGTTATGAATTTAGGAACTAAAAATTTAGATCAGTCCTTAAAAGATAGTGTTGGTGTAGCTATTAAAACTGAAAGCGATAAAAAAAGAGTTTTAAAGGATATTTTTAATAAAAGATAAAATGTTAACAAAAATAGCAACTTTGTCCGCTCAGTTAAGAGAAAAAGATTTGCCCGTAAGTGTTAGGAGTACTCAGGCAGCTGTGCAAATTTATAAGAATTTAGGTGAAAGCGATAGGAATCTACTAAAAACCGCATTAATGGCAATTTATGTTAAGGATAGATATGATATTCCTAAATTCAATAAAATATTTGATGAAGTATTCACTGTTAATAAAAAGGTTGAAATGCCTGAACAACTTCAAAAAAGTAAGGCATATGAGGGTACTGGACCTAAATCTAACAAATATGTAATCAAAAAACAAGGAAGCATGGCAAGTAAAGTTCAAAAAGAGAAAATTACAAATGAAAAATTAAAAATGCTTTCTGGCCAACCGTTACTTGATGAGGCTAAAAAACTTGAGCGTGATGGTGAGTTGATGAATAAAGATTTGACAAAATTAAATCGTTTTGATCCTCGCATGCTTGAGATTTGCCAAAGGTTGGGTAAAAGAATTGCTAATAAACGTTCACGAAGAAAAACTAAAACAACTTCTAATAAAATTGACATTAGGAGAACCATAAGAGCTAACTTAAAATATGGTGGAGTTCCTTTTGAACTTGTAAAAGCAAAACCAAGACCTCACAAAAATGAACATTTATTTTTAAATGATATCAGCGGGTCATGTGAATGGATTAGCAGCTGGTTTTTCATGTTGATGTTTTCAGCACAAACAGCATTTAAACGATCAAGAACTTTCGAATTTGATAACAAAGTAATTGAAACTACTGATGCTTTAAAAGAAGAATATTTAATTGATTCATTCGTAAAAGTTAAAGATTTGCGAGTTAAAAATTTAATGGTTCATGGTACTTCAGATATGTACTCCTCATTTAAAAGCTTTCAAGAACAAGCTAATATTAATAATAAATCTTACGTGATTATTTTATCAGATTGCCGTGATTGGGCAGGACCAAAGGTTAATGGTATTCCAGCTAGTGTGGAAATTGTTGAAGAGATGGTAAAAGATTCTAAAAAACTTATAATTTTAAATCCGGAAGATAAAAATAAATGGGATGTTGTGGACAGCTGTGTTTCATTGTATAGGGATGCAGGAGCACAAATATTTGAAGTTAATACTTTAAACCAACTTGCACAATTTGTAGAACAGATGTAGGTATTAATATGCAATGTAGTAAATGTGGTAATCCTAAGGTTATTATTAAAAAGGAACAATCTGGTCAATTATTATGTAAGGATTGTTTTATTGAATCAATTGAGAAGAAAGCTATAAAGACTATTAGAAAAGAAAAACTGTTAGATAAGGGGGATAAAGTTTTAGTAGCATTATCTGGTGGAAAGGATAGTGTAACAACACTTGAAATATTAA from Methanobrevibacter gottschalkii DSM 11977 carries:
- a CDS encoding AAA family ATPase, producing MQAENISIKDIDKSLLDSNYVSNNEISTTLYLSLLLGKPMLIEGPPGVGKTELAKVVAKTFNRDFFRIQCYEGITFEQIVGEWNYQKQLLHLEAARNDSVREDKIFDEEFFIRRPLLNAFLNDNDSVLLIDEIDKADEEVESFLLQALGEQEITINDLGTFQLNNDLIVILTSNSQRSLLDETKDRCLFLYIPYPSIEREIEIVKSKLHNADDETVSYVVKLVHDIRNLNLMKKPSVRGTVDWVQSVMNLGTKNLDQSLKDSVGVAIKTESDKKRVLKDIFNKR
- a CDS encoding vWA domain-containing protein, whose translation is MLTKIATLSAQLREKDLPVSVRSTQAAVQIYKNLGESDRNLLKTALMAIYVKDRYDIPKFNKIFDEVFTVNKKVEMPEQLQKSKAYEGTGPKSNKYVIKKQGSMASKVQKEKITNEKLKMLSGQPLLDEAKKLERDGELMNKDLTKLNRFDPRMLEICQRLGKRIANKRSRRKTKTTSNKIDIRRTIRANLKYGGVPFELVKAKPRPHKNEHLFLNDISGSCEWISSWFFMLMFSAQTAFKRSRTFEFDNKVIETTDALKEEYLIDSFVKVKDLRVKNLMVHGTSDMYSSFKSFQEQANINNKSYVIILSDCRDWAGPKVNGIPASVEIVEEMVKDSKKLIILNPEDKNKWDVVDSCVSLYRDAGAQIFEVNTLNQLAQFVEQM